One window of the Kwoniella dejecticola CBS 10117 chromosome 3, complete sequence genome contains the following:
- a CDS encoding 60S ribosomal protein uL18 gives MPFVKTQKNDAYFSRYQVKPRRRREGKTDYQARRGLVSQAKNKYASPKYRLVVRITNKQVICQIVYAKIQGDAVLVHASSKELPKYGIEHGLTNWTACYATGLLVARRALTKLGLADKYEGVTEPSGELELTEALGDDEPRPFKAYLDVGLRRTSTGARVFGAMKGASDGGIFIPHNEKRFPGYDPETKSIDAEVLQNYIIGGHVAEYMESLEEEDDERFKKQFSSYLAADVSSADIEEIYTEAYAKIREDPSFTPTEKDVAKWKSESKKYKAPKSTKEEKQARIQAKIEAYKAGKVDAADDEEEDEE, from the exons ATGCCTTTCGTCAAGACCCAAAAGAACGACGCCTACTTCTCCAGGTACCAAGTCAAGCcccgacgaagaagagagggtaAGACCGACTACCAAGCTAGAAGAGGTCTCGTCTCCCAAGCTAAGAACAAGTACGCTTCCCCCAAG TACCGACTCGTCGTCCGAATCACCAACAAGCAAGTCATCTGTCAAATTGTCTACGCCAAGATCCAA GGTGATGCCGTCCTCGTTCACGCTTCTTCCAAGGAACTCCCCAAATACGGTATCGAGCACGGTCTCACCAACTGGACTGCCTGTTACGCTACCGGTCTCCTTGTCGCCCGACGAGCTCTTACCAAGCTCGGTCTCGCCGACAAATACGAGGGTGTCACTGAGCCTTCCGGTGAACTCGAATTGACCGAAGCTTTGGGTGACGATGAGCCTCGACCATTCAAGGCTTACCTCGATGTCGGTCTCCGAAGAACTTCTACCGGTGCTAGAGTGTTCGGAGCTATGAAGGGTGCTTCCGACGGTGGTATCTTCATCCCCCACAACGAGAAGCGATTCCCCGGATACGACCCCGAGACCAAGTCCATCGACGCCGAGGTCCTGCAAAACTACATCATCGGTGGTCACGTTGCTGAGTACATGGAGTCcctcgaagaggaagatgacgagcg ATTCAAGAAGCAATTCTCTTCATACCTCGCCGCTGACGTCTCCTCCGCCGACATCGAGGAGATCTACACCGAGGCCTACGCCAAGATCAGAGAAGACCCCTCGTTCACTCCTACCGAGAAGGACGTCGCCAAGTGGAAGTCCGAGTCCAAGAAATACAAGGCTCCTAAATCcaccaaggaggagaaacAAGCCCGAATCCAAGCTAAGATCGAGGCTTACAAGGCCGGTAAGGTCGATGCCGccgacgacgaggaggaggacgaagagtaA
- a CDS encoding phenylalanine-tRNA ligase, beta subunit, which yields MPTIAVDKAELYRRLEREYTTHEFDELCFDFGIELDEDTTKDVEEARAKGLPTAAPQLKIEIPANRYDLLCLEGLARSLRVFLQKEQPPKYTLSVPDKIQEVHVEASTSPLRPYFASAILRLARPMNQLEYDSFIDLQDKLHQNLCRQRKFVAIGTHDLDTVEGPFRYMCKDPKEIKFAPLNKDEEYTAEELMGVYETDRHLGRYLNIIRDAPAYPVIYDSKDRVLSMPPIINSQHSKIVAGKTKNIFVDTTATDKTKLDIVINMISTMFAEYTSIPFTIEPVKVIMPDGSSHLSPPLAPRSTSASSSYINAATGLTLSREEICTLLTKMSLTATPSASDADALDVQVPPTRPDILHECDIMEDAAIAYGFNNLPQSMPTTNTVAKAFPVNRLGDLIRKECAMAGWIEALPLILCSHDENFKWLNRPDPGNYAVQLANPKSLEYQVVRTSLLPGMLKTVRENKALPLPMKIFECSDVAIQDPKSERQSRNYRRLCAVYMDKKAGFEIAHGLLDRIMQVLGVPFLEKKESEGKYGYYIASAEDPTYLQGRAAHVYYRSKPNVTPSDPTPSTSASEGDGPLSTLASGLKSVLPSGSGSDEKKNSWSRDIVIGSLGILHPTVLSNFELTRPCSALEIDVEPLL from the exons ATG CCTACTATCGCAGTCGACAAGGCAGAGTTGTACAGACGATTAGAAAGGGAATACACGACTCACGAATTCGATGAGCTGTGTTTCGACTTTGGtatcgagcttgacgaggAT ACTACCAAAGATGTAGAAGAGGCCCGAGCGAAGGGATTACCTACGGCCGCACCGCAactcaagatcgagatccCAGCCAACAGATATGATTTGCTCTGCTTAGAAGGTCTAGCGAGGAGCTTGAGGGTTTTCTTACAGAAGGAACAACCGCCTAAATATACTTTGAGCGTTCCCGACAAGATACAAGAGGTTCATGTTGAAGCTTCC ACTTCTCCCCTTCGACCGTACTTCGCCTCGGCCATCTTGCGTCTCGCCAGACCGATGAATCAACTAGAATACGACTCCTTCATTGATCTCCAAGACAAACTCCACCAGAACTTGTGTAGACAACGTAAATTCGTGGCTATCGGTACACACGATCTGGATACTGTAGAAGGGCCTTTCAGGTATATGTGTAAAGATCcgaaggagatcaagttcGCCCCATTGAACAAGGACGAGGAGTACACGGCCGAGGAATTGATGGGTGTATACGAG ACCGACAGACATCTTGGAAGATACCTTAACATCATTAGAGATGCCCCGGCGTACCCTGTCATCTACGATAGTAAGGACAGAGTGCTGTCTATGCCTCCTATCATCAACTCTCAGC ACTCCAAAATCGTCGCTGGTAAAACCAAGAACATCTTCGTTGATACAACGGCTACCGATAAGACCAAATT AgatatcgtcatcaacatgaTTTCGACCATGTTCGCAGAGTACACCAGTATCCCTTTCAC TATTGAACCCGTGAAAGTCATCATGCCGGATGGCTCCTCCCACCTTTCCCCACCTCTTGCCCCTCGATCCACCTCAGCCTCctcatcatacatcaacgCCGCTACCGGCCTCACCCTTTCTCGAGAGGAAATCTGCACACTCCTCACAAAGATGTCATTAACAGCCACTCCTTCCGCCTCCGACGCAGACGCCCTTGACGTCCAAGTTCCACCTACAAGACCGGACATCCTGCACGAATGCGATATAATGGAAGACGCAGCTATAGCTTACGGATTCAACAACCTCCCCCAATCTATGCCCACTACCAACACTGTCGCCAAAGCATTCCCGGTCAACAGGCTGGGCGACCTGATAAGGAAGGAGTGCGCCATGGCGGGGTGGATAGAGGCTCTACCTTTAATCTTGTGTTCGCACGATGAGAACTTCAAATGGCTCAACAGACCTGATCCGGGAAATTATGCCGTGCAATTGGCTAATCCCAAATCATTGGAATATCAAGTGGTCCGAACCTCTTTATTGCCCGGTATGCTCAAAACTGTCAGAGAGAACAAGGCTTTACCGTTGCCGATGAAAATCTTTGAATGTTCCGACGTCGCTATCCAAGATCCTAAATCCGAGAGACAGTCTAGGAATTACAGGAGATTGTGTGCGGTGTATATGGACAAGAAAGCCGGGTTCGAAATTGCTCATGGATTGTTAGATCGGATCATGCAAGTTCTGGGCGTGCCTTTCCTTGAGAAAAAGGAGAGTGAAGGGAAATACGGATACTACATTGCAAGTGCTGAAG ACCCAACTTATCTTCAAGGCAGAGCAGCACACGTATATTACCGATCCAAACCGAACGTCACACCTTCTGATCCTACCCCTTCCACCTCGGCGTCCGAGGGTGATGGCCCGTTGTCTACTCTTGCTTCAGGTTTGAAATCCGTTCTGCCCTCTGGATCCGGCTCGGACGAAAAGAAGAACTCGTGGTCTAGAGATATCGTCATTGGTTCCCTCGGTATCTTGCATCCTACTGTATTGAGCAACTTCGAATTGACAAGACCGTGCTCGGCGCTTGAGATCGACGTGGAGCCGCTTTTGTAG
- a CDS encoding mitochondrial 54S ribosomal uL14m domain-containing protein — MIGLKGVLNVIDNTGALRVECINVLKVKTRLKSTGTATVGDEIVCVVNKARPIPANEVIKNPSSSSNIQKIRKGDVRRAVVVRVKKTVQRTDGSVVRFDDNAAVLLNNKGEMLGTRIVGPVAAELRKSKGGAAGAGGRWGKILMLAPKVV, encoded by the exons ATGATCGGTTTGAAAGGTGTATTGAAC GTGATCGACAATACCGGTGCTCTCAGAGTGGAATGTATCAACGTCTTGAAAGTCAAGACGAGATTGAAGTCCACCGGTACTGCGACAGTCG GCGACGAGATAGTCTGTGTGGTGAACAAAGCTCGACCTATACCGGCGAacgaggtgatcaagaacccttcatcttcctcgaacATACAGAAGATCCGAAAAGGTGATGTCAGACGAGCAGTCGTTgtgagagtgaagaagacggttCAAAGGACAGACGGAAGCGTGGTCAG GTTCGACGACAACGCAGCTGTCTTACTGAATAATAAAGGAGAGATGCTAGGTACGAGGATAGTCGGTCCTGTAGCAGCAGAATTGAGGAAATCGAAAGGTGGtgcagcaggagcaggtggtCGATGGGGAAAGATACTGATGTTGGctccaaag GTTGTCTAG
- a CDS encoding protein disulfide-isomerase domain, whose protein sequence is MLLALPIALAAALLPSVQAGMYGQPVLNLDAKSFKQAMATEHAAMVAFVAPWCGHCKNLGPEYTAAAQSLSPLIPFYAIDCDDQKNKGLCAEYGIQGFPTIKAFPKASKGPAKDYQGERKKGALIEYAKNLVPDKVKKLRVDKEGKEDDIIKGFLQEKSTLPHVLLVHPSAPSIPFLWKVLAHRLSGKMHLGFVRDTTSHSILSSLEIYDSADTAKDATRVVSWPAEATSHESLAEFEGAMKFNALLEWLQFQLTGETSTSNDSEKVKGGSKKQKPVKVPEPIQTGSSDDGDANVKEERSVKSEAAARRAKLDEAERRDKERREKAELRAKQDKAEEEARGTSDYLLDHNEQEKREREKAKDGSSTVNAPAPEAVPQEPMEDHTAREAALNAEKEDKAADPSPEQVVTDGEEEPVAEKTSIPHEEL, encoded by the exons ATGCTGCTGGCACTACCTATAGCCCTCGCGGCTGCGCTGCTCCCTTCGGTCCAGGCGGGAATGTACGGTCAACCTGTCCTCAATCTCGACGCGAAATCCTTCAAGCAAGCTATGGCGACTGAACACGCTGCT ATGGTCGCGTTTGTCGCGCCGTGGTGTGGACACTGTAAAAACCTCGGACCAGAGTACACTGCTGCGGCTCAATCGCTCTCACCGCTCATACCGTTCTACGCTATCGACTGCGACGACCAGAAGAATAAAGGACTATGCGCGGAGTACGGAATACAGGGGTTCCCAACTATCAAAGCGTTCCCTAAGGCTTCCAAGGGCCCGGCAAAGGATTATCAAGGTGAACGAAAGAAGGGGGCGTTGATCGAATATGCGAAGAACCTCGTCCCTGacaaagtgaagaaattgCGGGTCGATAAAGAAGGTAAAGAGGATGATATAATCAAGGGATTCTTGCAAGAG AAATCGACTCTACCCCATGTTCTGCTCGTTCATCCCTCCGCACCGTCGATTCCTTTCTTGTGGAAGGTCCTCGCTCATAGACTATCTGGCAAG ATGCATCTCGGATTCGTTCGAGACACCACGTCACACTCAATACTGTCCTCATTAGAAATATATGACTCGGCGGATACTGCAAAAGACGCGACCAGGGTGGTCTCCTGGCCAGCCGAAGCGACCTCTCATGAGAGTCTAGCTGAATTTGAGG GTGCGATGAAGTTCAACGCGTTGCTTGAATGGCTCCAATTTCAACTTACAGGCGAAACATCCACATCTAACGATTCTGAAAAAGTAAAAGGTGGATCAAAGAAACAGAAACCCGTTAAAGTGCCTGAACCTATCCAAACTGGATCATCGGACGACGGCGATGCAAATGTGAAAGAAGAACGTTCGGTAAAATCCGAGGCGGCAGCTCGCCGGGCGAAATTGGACGAAGCTGAGCGGAGGGATAAAGAACGGAGAGAGAAGGCGGAACTGAGAGCTAAGCAGGAcaaagcggaagaggaagctaGGGGAACTTCTGATTACCTTCTTGACCATAACGAGCAAGAaaaacgagaacgagaaaaaGCAAAAGATGGAAGTTCGACTGTCAATGCTCCTGCCCCGGAAGCTGTACCGCAAGAACCCATGGAAGATCATACGGCTAGAGAAGCTGCTTTGAAcgctgagaaagaagataaaGCGGCTGACCCGTCTCCTGAGCAAGTAGTGACGGATGGCGAAGAGGAGCCGGTGGCGGAGAAGACTAGTATACCTCATGAAGAGCTGTAA